One region of Natronorubrum aibiense genomic DNA includes:
- the thiC gene encoding phosphomethylpyrimidine synthase ThiC — translation MGRTQLEAAREGTITEAMARVAERENRDPEFVREQVADGQAVIPANRAHEALDPMVIGREFATKINANIGNSETTSDLETELEKLHTAVHYGADTVMDLGTGSDLDVIRETHIDHSPVPIGTVPLYEAVKQAGSPEDITTDLLLEIIEKQAEQGVDYMTIHAGILAEHLPLTDGRTTGIVSRGGSIMATWMETHGEQNPLFQIYDEICAIFAAHDVTFSLGDSLRPGSLADACDEAQYAELDTLGELTRRAWDRGVQVMVEGPGHVPMDKVAENVERQQEVCDGAPFYVLGPLVTDIAPGYDHITSAIGAAMAAQAGAAMLCYVTPKEHLGLPDEDDVRDGLAAYQIAAHAGDVGSGHPGARDWDDALSSARYAFDWREQFRLALDPDRAREYHDQTLPEDNYKDARFCSMCGVEFCSMRIDQDARNRADGEMDRLESGIDLESSPAAEVNRPPVGTHESAMLPSDETWTDRSVEETGDD, via the coding sequence ATGGGACGAACCCAGCTCGAAGCCGCCCGCGAGGGAACGATCACCGAGGCAATGGCGCGCGTCGCCGAGCGCGAGAACCGCGATCCGGAGTTCGTCCGGGAACAGGTTGCCGACGGACAGGCAGTCATCCCGGCCAACAGGGCTCACGAGGCGCTCGACCCGATGGTCATCGGCCGCGAGTTCGCGACGAAAATCAACGCGAATATCGGCAACAGCGAGACGACCAGCGACCTCGAGACGGAACTCGAGAAACTGCACACGGCGGTTCACTACGGCGCGGACACGGTGATGGATCTCGGCACCGGCAGCGATCTCGATGTGATCCGTGAGACCCACATCGACCACTCACCGGTGCCAATCGGAACGGTGCCGCTGTACGAGGCCGTCAAGCAGGCGGGGAGTCCCGAGGATATCACGACTGATCTGTTGCTCGAGATTATCGAGAAGCAAGCCGAGCAGGGCGTCGACTACATGACGATCCACGCGGGGATTCTGGCGGAACACCTGCCGTTGACCGACGGTCGCACGACGGGGATCGTCTCGCGTGGCGGTTCGATCATGGCGACGTGGATGGAAACTCACGGCGAGCAGAATCCGCTGTTTCAGATCTACGACGAGATCTGCGCCATCTTCGCCGCCCACGACGTCACGTTCAGTCTCGGCGATAGCCTGCGACCGGGTTCGCTGGCCGACGCCTGCGACGAGGCCCAGTACGCTGAACTCGACACACTTGGCGAGTTGACCCGCCGCGCCTGGGACCGCGGGGTACAGGTGATGGTCGAAGGACCGGGCCACGTCCCGATGGACAAGGTCGCCGAGAACGTCGAGCGCCAGCAGGAGGTCTGTGACGGCGCGCCCTTCTACGTACTCGGCCCGCTGGTGACCGACATCGCGCCCGGCTACGACCACATCACGAGCGCCATCGGGGCCGCGATGGCAGCCCAGGCTGGCGCGGCGATGTTGTGTTACGTCACGCCCAAAGAACACCTCGGTCTCCCCGACGAGGACGACGTCCGCGACGGCCTCGCCGCCTACCAGATCGCCGCCCACGCGGGCGACGTGGGAAGCGGCCACCCCGGCGCTCGAGACTGGGACGACGCCCTCTCGTCGGCCCGCTACGCGTTCGACTGGCGCGAGCAGTTCCGCCTCGCGCTCGACCCCGACCGGGCCCGCGAGTATCACGACCAGACGCTGCCCGAAGACAACTACAAAGACGCCCGCTTTTGCTCGATGTGCGGCGTCGAGTTCTGCTCGATGCGGATCGATCAGGATGCCCGCAACCGCGCGGACGGTGAGATGGACCGTCTCGAGTCCGGAATCGACCTCGAGTCGTCGCCAGCCGCTGAGGTGAACCGTCCCCCTGTCGGAACCCACGAGTCGGCCATGCTGCCGTCGGATGAGACGTGGACCGATCGGTCGGTCGAAGAAACCGGAGACGACTGA
- a CDS encoding MATE family efflux transporter, whose product MSSSGPSSEGSLTEGALVRPMFRLAWPLVVIQLLQVAYNVGDTFWLGALSPDAVGAVSLAFPLLFLVIAVGAGFTTAGSILLAQHTGAESSEGGLIAGQTISLISILAVALGIVGYVATDPMLAALPADSDTQAAILPLAGDYLRIFFLGVPFVFGFFVFAALMRGYGNTRAPMRVMVISVVVNLALDPLLIFGVGPLPRLEIEGAAVATVVSRGLATLIGFYLLYYTTTGPTIEPGHLRPRLEYVSEITRLGVPTAIEQSMTALALVAMTAIVVTFPPAVVAAYGLGNRLISLAFLPAMGMGQATDSIVGQNLGAGRADRAAKATWLASGVIAGIMAVAGALAFFFPEPFVAVFLTAEEAGRAETLAYGVTYLQFAAIGFVFMGVMQVILGAFRGAGNTKTALAFSVLGLWLVRVPVTYVLIFVIDWGTTGIWTGVVVGDIVGALAAVAWFTRGTWKESLLEEDETTAEQSDSGEAESVAK is encoded by the coding sequence ATGTCCTCAAGCGGTCCGTCGAGCGAGGGGTCTCTCACGGAGGGGGCGCTCGTTCGCCCGATGTTCAGGCTCGCTTGGCCGCTCGTGGTCATCCAGCTCCTGCAGGTCGCGTACAACGTCGGCGACACCTTCTGGCTCGGCGCGCTCTCGCCCGATGCCGTCGGCGCGGTGAGTCTCGCCTTTCCGCTACTCTTTCTGGTGATCGCTGTCGGCGCCGGCTTCACGACAGCCGGCTCGATTTTGCTTGCCCAGCATACGGGCGCAGAAAGCAGCGAGGGTGGCCTGATCGCCGGGCAGACGATTTCGCTCATTTCGATACTCGCAGTCGCACTCGGCATCGTGGGGTACGTCGCGACGGATCCGATGCTCGCTGCCCTCCCCGCCGACAGCGACACGCAAGCCGCGATCCTCCCACTGGCTGGCGACTACCTGCGGATCTTCTTTCTTGGCGTGCCCTTCGTCTTCGGCTTTTTCGTCTTCGCCGCGCTCATGCGAGGCTACGGCAACACTCGCGCGCCGATGCGCGTGATGGTCATCAGCGTCGTCGTCAATCTCGCACTCGATCCCCTGCTTATTTTCGGGGTCGGACCGCTGCCCCGCCTCGAGATCGAAGGCGCTGCCGTCGCGACCGTCGTCTCGCGGGGGCTCGCCACGCTGATCGGCTTCTATCTGCTCTACTACACGACGACTGGGCCGACTATCGAACCGGGCCATCTCCGACCGCGCCTCGAGTACGTGAGCGAGATCACCAGACTCGGCGTGCCAACGGCGATCGAGCAGTCGATGACGGCGCTTGCGCTGGTCGCGATGACGGCGATCGTCGTCACGTTCCCGCCAGCGGTCGTCGCGGCCTACGGGCTCGGGAATCGGCTGATCTCGCTTGCCTTCCTGCCTGCGATGGGGATGGGACAGGCGACAGACTCGATCGTCGGCCAGAATCTGGGCGCTGGACGAGCCGACCGGGCAGCGAAGGCGACGTGGCTCGCCTCGGGCGTGATCGCGGGGATCATGGCCGTCGCCGGCGCGCTCGCCTTCTTCTTCCCCGAGCCGTTCGTCGCGGTGTTTCTCACGGCCGAGGAAGCCGGCCGGGCCGAAACGCTCGCCTACGGCGTTACGTACCTTCAGTTCGCTGCGATCGGGTTCGTCTTTATGGGAGTCATGCAGGTGATCCTGGGTGCGTTCCGCGGAGCCGGTAACACGAAGACGGCGCTCGCGTTTTCGGTGCTCGGGCTGTGGCTCGTGCGCGTTCCGGTCACGTACGTCCTGATCTTCGTCATCGACTGGGGCACGACGGGTATCTGGACAGGCGTCGTCGTCGGTGACATCGTCGGCGCGCTCGCCGCCGTCGCGTGGTTTACGCGTGGCACCTGGAAAGAGTCGTTACTCGAGGAAGACGAGACGACGGCCGAACAGTCGGACTCGGGCGAGGCCGAATCGGTCGCGAAGTGA
- a CDS encoding phosphoribosyltransferase, which yields MSDLPDDFDCTITNWEYIYGLCRDVGDEVRDDAFEPDVVVALARGGWFAGRCLCDFLGLDDLTSLKMEHYVGTAEKSDEPTVRYPMPEGSVAGKDVLIIDDIADTGGSIERAYEYVTDRDAGEVRTATLQLLGTSEYEPDYVGEHLEEWTWIVYPWNFIEDMVDLISSVMRQADQDTFAQEEIRHYLATFHGVDRIEMEIAQPDRIPEVLTEMDRRDVLESAGPGEWQLADD from the coding sequence ATGTCCGATCTACCGGACGACTTCGACTGTACGATCACCAACTGGGAGTATATCTACGGCCTGTGTCGCGACGTCGGCGACGAGGTTCGCGACGACGCGTTCGAACCCGACGTCGTCGTCGCGCTCGCCCGCGGGGGCTGGTTTGCGGGCCGCTGTCTCTGTGACTTCCTTGGACTCGACGATCTGACGAGTCTGAAGATGGAACACTACGTCGGGACGGCCGAGAAAAGCGACGAACCGACCGTTCGCTACCCAATGCCCGAAGGCAGCGTCGCGGGCAAAGACGTCCTCATCATCGACGACATCGCCGACACCGGCGGCTCGATCGAGCGCGCCTACGAGTACGTCACCGACCGCGACGCCGGCGAGGTTCGAACCGCGACGCTCCAACTGCTCGGCACCAGCGAGTACGAACCCGACTACGTCGGCGAACATCTCGAGGAGTGGACGTGGATCGTCTACCCGTGGAACTTCATCGAAGACATGGTCGATCTCATCTCGAGCGTGATGCGCCAGGCCGATCAAGACACGTTCGCCCAGGAGGAGATCCGCCACTATCTCGCCACGTTCCACGGCGTCGACCGCATCGAGATGGAGATCGCACAACCCGACCGCATTCCCGAAGTACTGACCGAGATGGACCGCCGCGATGTCCTCGAGTCGGCCGGCCCCGGCGAGTGGCAGTTGGCTGACGACTGA
- a CDS encoding PhzF family phenazine biosynthesis protein, with amino-acid sequence MQTTRVLQVDAFTDEPLTGNPAGVVPDADGLSDAQMQAIAAEMAVSETAFLRSSDRADRRVRYFTPTQEVDLCGHATIGSFAYLHDDGLEFGTTTLETNVGELEIALENDGTVWMTQDRPEVREVDVGYARVADALGVEQAALEGASDDIPLAVASTGLPFLVVPITYLSDVGSADPDMKAIEELTDALDVTGIYLFTFDALERKSTLHGRMFAPGAGVPEDPVTGTASGAVGAYLDHFGAFDDDFPEELRLEQGHYVDRPGLVRIRVGDDVQVGGRGVTVLDGSLAVPADDDDEILEA; translated from the coding sequence ATGCAGACGACTCGAGTCTTACAGGTCGATGCGTTCACCGACGAACCGCTGACCGGCAATCCGGCGGGCGTCGTCCCGGACGCGGACGGCCTCTCGGACGCACAGATGCAAGCGATCGCCGCCGAAATGGCCGTCAGCGAGACGGCGTTTTTGCGCTCGAGCGACCGCGCCGACCGACGGGTTCGCTACTTCACGCCGACTCAGGAGGTCGATCTCTGCGGACACGCGACCATCGGCTCCTTCGCGTATCTCCACGATGACGGCCTCGAGTTCGGCACGACGACGCTCGAGACGAACGTCGGCGAACTCGAGATCGCCCTCGAGAACGACGGCACGGTCTGGATGACACAGGATCGACCTGAGGTTCGCGAGGTCGACGTCGGCTACGCCCGCGTCGCTGACGCGCTTGGGGTCGAACAGGCCGCCCTCGAGGGCGCGAGCGACGACATTCCGCTCGCGGTGGCTTCGACCGGTCTTCCGTTTCTGGTCGTCCCGATTACGTACCTCTCCGACGTCGGGAGCGCCGACCCCGATATGAAAGCGATCGAGGAACTGACCGACGCGCTCGACGTGACCGGGATCTATCTGTTCACGTTCGACGCCCTCGAGCGAAAATCGACGCTGCACGGGCGGATGTTCGCGCCGGGAGCCGGCGTACCCGAAGATCCAGTTACGGGGACCGCAAGCGGTGCCGTCGGCGCGTATCTCGATCACTTCGGCGCGTTCGACGACGACTTTCCCGAGGAACTCCGCCTCGAGCAGGGCCACTACGTCGATCGGCCGGGACTGGTCCGCATCCGCGTCGGCGACGACGTGCAGGTCGGTGGCCGCGGCGTGACCGTCCTCGACGGCTCGCTCGCCGTGCCGGCCGACGACGACGACGAGATTCTCGAGGCCTGA